A stretch of the Jeotgalibacillus haloalkalitolerans genome encodes the following:
- the lgt gene encoding prolipoprotein diacylglyceryl transferase, whose translation MLLTAQPIDPVAFSFGPLSVAWYGLIIGTGIVLGYLLANREADRLGMPKDMFADLLIWAVPIAIISARIYYVIFQWDYFSQNPGEIVAIWNGGIAIHGALIGSVATGFVFAKRKGLSFWKIVDIAAPSIILGQMLGRWGNFINQEAHGGEVSRSFLEGLMIPEWIINQMYIEVNGSFAYYHPTFLYESVWNFIGLILLLLLRKVNPLRGEIFLSYVIWYSIGRAFVEGLRTDSLMLTETIRVAQAISILLVIVAVGLILYRRFGQGIKTRYADKRN comes from the coding sequence ATGTTATTAACAGCCCAGCCGATCGATCCGGTTGCTTTCAGCTTCGGACCGCTCAGTGTGGCGTGGTATGGACTGATTATCGGAACTGGCATTGTACTTGGTTACCTGCTTGCGAATCGTGAAGCAGACAGACTTGGTATGCCAAAGGATATGTTTGCTGACCTTTTGATCTGGGCAGTGCCGATTGCGATTATCAGTGCGAGAATTTATTATGTGATTTTTCAGTGGGATTATTTTTCCCAGAATCCCGGGGAAATTGTTGCGATCTGGAACGGCGGGATTGCCATTCACGGCGCGCTGATCGGTTCAGTGGCAACCGGATTTGTTTTTGCGAAACGAAAAGGTCTTTCATTCTGGAAGATTGTTGATATTGCAGCACCAAGTATTATCTTAGGACAGATGCTTGGGCGATGGGGGAACTTTATTAACCAGGAAGCGCACGGTGGCGAAGTGTCACGCAGTTTTCTGGAAGGATTAATGATTCCGGAGTGGATCATTAATCAGATGTACATTGAAGTAAACGGAAGCTTTGCCTATTACCATCCGACATTTTTATATGAATCTGTCTGGAATTTTATTGGCTTAATCCTTTTACTTTTACTGCGGAAAGTAAATCCGCTCAGAGGAGAAATCTTTTTAAGCTATGTGATCTGGTATTCAATCGGCCGTGCGTTTGTAGAAGGGCTGCGAACTGACAGTCTGATGCTGACTGAAACGATCCGTGTGGCACAGGCCATTTCAATTCTGTTAGTGATCGTTGCAGTCGGTCTGATTCTTTATCGGAGATTTGGGCAGGGGATTAAAACGCGTTACGCTGATAAACGAAATTAG